The Neodiprion pinetum isolate iyNeoPine1 chromosome 5, iyNeoPine1.2, whole genome shotgun sequence genome segment GCCGGGCCTGCAGTAAAATGCGAACTTGTTCAGGTCCTGCAGAATCGCCTAGACGACGCTGTGCTGGAAGTTTTGTCCATCATGCTCGCCAGGAATCCTATGTGCAAGTTGACCCCGGCAGACGTGCACTTCATTCAGAAACAATACCAGCCTCCAGAAAATGTCGTACAGTTATTAGTGCCACCACATTGTTTACCTCACATCGAAGCCTTGGGATACTACCTGCGGCAAAACCTGTTACAATTTTTGCACAATCCAAAATACACTGACTCGAGAAACCACAATCATTTTCAAGACTACACCAAAGATTCTAGCAAAAGAGTTCCCGAATCagacatatttttatacaatcaaAGCCAATCCAGCGGCAGTAAAGGAATCGCTTGCATAGCCGTGGGGATCGTCAACGCCAGCGGGGACTTGATAACAACGAGTAAACAAGAATGGCTAGATTCTGACTTTCCTCATCCGTTCACTGTTGAGCATTTTCAAGCAATTGTTTCCAGCTCTTTGTACGATGGCAAATTACAGCCAGATTTGTCCCCCGAGGCGCTGATCGAATTCAGAATTTGGAAACAGGGCCGTGTGAACTTGGAATCTTTGACCCAAAAATTGCGTTCCGCAGCCAGGCATGCCACTTGGGATTTAGTCACGGAATATAAAATCTTACCCACTGTTCTCACGGAAGAATTGCCCAACGAAGTTCCATTCGATTGTACAGTAGCGCACAAAGAAACTCAGACGCCAGTGAAGAATAAACAATACAAACCCTCAATTTTGGATGCTATCCAGCTGAACAGGTACGAGGTAGGCGAAGACGGGGCACTCCATCAAGTTTATTGCACTACGCTGCACCACTGGTTTCAGTTTGCTTTACAGACCAACGTACCTGCGGTCAAAAAACACATAGTTGTCATGCAAAGGCGACACCCGATTCCTGTCATCGCTAAAGAACTGCAGAATTTGATTCGCGGTCACGCACCTGACACATCTTCCAGGACCTTTGTCCTATCCGGACGCCAGCCGTTCATCGATACCAACCCAACTCACGAAGAGATTCACATGGCAAAGTCTTTTCACATGTCAGAAAGCATGGAGAGTGTCAGCAGCTCTTGGATGTCCTTCGTCAAGGATGATAATAGCGACCCAACAGTATATGTACCGTGCGATTTAACCAGGGAAGATCAAAGTCCGATAAAATGTCTCTTAATTGccagaaatttttatcaatggAAGGCTTCGCATAGCAAAACAATCGAACCTGAAATGTTGATGCCTAAAAGTAAGCCAACGTTTCATTTGTGATCACTCTTTCACCGTGTGTACAAAgacattcgaaatttttacgatcctttttcattttgcaGGTCAAAAATTGCTCCAGAAATTCAACCCTCTGGTTTTGGACTCTAGTTTTGTTCCTAGACAACGTCTCCTGCTTGCTGAAATACAGAGCGATAACGTGagtgttgaatattttcgttttatttttattttcataatcatGGAATTATTACGAAATTCGATGGGTCTCTAAAAAATATGTTAGTTCTACAAAATTGAAGTTCTCTGCCTACACAATCTGAATACTTCAAATCTTGTTGCGCAATATCCTCTCCAATCAATAATTTCAAGGTATCTGtaattttcttcctctctttgACTTACAGATTATTATCTACATGTACAACTGGTCGAAGGAACGTTCCGAGAAGTTGACTAAGCAAGTGACGAATCTTGGCACATGGCTGTCGTCGAGATCAAGTTTATTTACGAATATAGTGATGCAGAAATTGGGAATATTCCACCATCAGCCAGCACCGGCTTTCCCTCAAGAGGACAGAAATCCGTCGTACTATCAAATAACCGACATGGAAACTCTGACCAAATTTCCAAACGACTTACACAACGACGGCAAAGAATGGCCTCGAAGCTCGAATCGCAGTAACATTGGAAAAACAACAACCCTGTCATGGAATCCTCGCATATCTCAAGTCCTGAGGGACGCTAAACCGAGTAGTCCACACCCAGTAAACAGCGCGACAGACGCCGTGGTGAGAGCAGCTTATCATCTGCAGGACGTGCGtcagcgagaaaaaaaagccaAAGGTCATATCTCCGGAATTGTGTATTGAAAGTATGAAAGTTCTTTCATTTTGCACACGATTCTCAATCAACGTTGTCTTTTATTCTTCCAGAGGACTTTAAGTGCCTTGGTGAAATGTGGCAGAGCCGCGCGGCTAATTCGAATATCCCAATCTCCCAAGCTACTTTAAATCTGTTCAAGCAGCACTCTCGGCTGATTCATTACTGCCATACGCCACTTCTTTTCCTGCCGAAATGGCGACTGCAGTCTGCCGCCAGCAGAGATCATTCTCTCTCTCAGCCCCCCGCCACTCTACAATCAATGGTTCAGCAACAGTCTCCTCAGAATGCTCAGGCTCAATCCAAAACTGCAAGCCTCACTTCCAATGCAACGATCACCGAGTGGCACAGAGAGCTGTGCATCACCATGCTGATGGAGTATAAACAGTATCTTCAAACGTTGGGATTCAATTCAGTCAGAGTCGAATCCTCAAAAAAAGTGTAGGAAATTCGTGTTACGattgttttctcttttatttcgCTACCCTTTTTGCTGTCTTTGTTAAATGTCAATGTAATCGATTGCAGTAAACAAGGCCACAATCCGCATCACACATGCTACCTGCAAAAATCAATGCTAGGTGGTATTTTATTGTTCGAAGTTCTGATGCGTGAACCGTACTTCATAGCCAAGGTACGGGTGATCGAATGCAGCAGACTTCAAACAAAATCAAGCAGCGCTCTAGTAAATCAGGTGAGTCGTCAGGATACGTTTCACTGAAAAATGACGGTTTTCACTTTTTGgtcgaattttttcagtccTGGCGAGAAATTACCGTGACTACTGTGTAAAACGCAACTTCAATAACAGTATCCTTGTACGTATTGTTTCAGTTTATGCTCAGTTTCGTCGATGCCTGTGACAAGGTAAAAATTGACATGCATCTTCATTCGTTCACGTATGACTTTCACCTACGCTGTATCCATTCGTATATCGCTGGGAACGGCTTGTGGTCTTTACGAGAAGACTACGACTTGACCTATTTCTTGGACGATTTTATGAAGTACTACAGCAAAGCTCCGAATTATGCTAGAAATCTTGTCTACAGCGGTGAGTAATTGAGCCCTGTAAATTCCCAGCCAGTGATTgctgtatttattttcacgatttgCTTTGCAGATACAGTGACTGTGAGTAACTTAGCGACGCCGGCGCGAACCCTGTACTCGTATCTTCTGTCAAACGAGAAAGCATGCGGTATGCAAGTTTTAGGTATGTCGCGCGATTCCAACGAGAACAAAGAGAACGAGTTCATTTTAGTAAGACTGCAGAGTACCCCCTTGGTCAGTTATTGCGACGCGCAGGATATGAAACACACCAACGACTTTGACATCACTCTGATAGTATCAAGGCTGGAGCAGCCAccgaatttggaaaaatcagAGATAACTTTGAAGTACTACTTGATGCTGACGAGGAAGAGGGAAGTCTACCCGAAAAAGGAGGTTCAGAACAATAAGCTTGGAAAATTTCGCACGGTTTACAGCATATCACGATCGATCAACAACTCACATGCTGAAAGCCCATCAGGCTCCAGTCCAGTCTCACCTGTACCGTCGCTGCAGCATAAAACCTCGAAAACGGAACTATTGACCAGCTCCGTTGAGTCGAGCGAAACCCAAGATGCAACTAACACGGAACTCGCAGAGCAGCTCAAGACCGATAACCCAATTGATGTAAACAATTCCCTAGCTCCGACTCCCCCACCAGTTCCCAGCTCACCTTTAACCCAAAATCCAAGCCTTCCTAACGCTCCTGCCACCACATCGTCCCACTTGGTACAAATTCGACAGGAGTCCGTCAATTACTTGGGGTATTATTCGTCGCATGAACAGCTGATGCAACAAATGATCATGTCCCAGGCACACGCAGCGACGGCAAGAATCACAACTATGATAAAAGACGGGGCTCTTCAATGCCGTACGCATTTACTCTGGAATAAACTTCTCGAGAATAGATCTGTAATGAACTATTTCGAGTTTACCGAACTCTGTACACTGGCACAGGTTGAACCACTCTCTAAAATAGATTCGAGACTCAGCTTGTTGCTCAGCCAGCCTTTAACTTGGTACCAGGCTCTGGCCAAAGTCTTGATAAACAAATACCAGGATCATCATAAACTCTTCAATGCACCGGATGGCAACGTTAGCCATGTTGTTGTACTTCATCCGAGTTACCTGCATGCGTTCATGATGCTAACCATAGATCTCCACACTTCACGAGgggtgagtaaaaaatatcagcGCATCGTTTCTtaggtttcaaaatttcttgtTCTTGGTCGACTTATGACATTTTTTCAGGAATTGTGCGCAGTGTATAGAAAGCCTGCTGACCTTGTGACGTCTTCGTTCAATTTGGGCGACGTATACAGTTTGATAGAAGGTTTTGTAAATGTATGCTGTTTTCATCTGTGGATGGGACTTTGCAGCCAATAATCCAAGTATGATAACATTTGAGAACTCACTGtagaataatataattaagcATTGTACATAAAGTGGAAGCAGAAAACGATCGACAGGATATTTTAGATTTTCAATGCCGAGtagatgtaattatttgatacctgtaaaattactattattaatattaatgataCTTGCCACTTTGACAAAgatgtaataatttatatataagtataattaCCATCAATTCTAAAgggttataaaaatttctgaagTAAAACAATCAAAATATAGAAGAGAATAGTAGAGATTCATATTctttgtaaattataattgaaattatgttaGAGAAATTGTACTGATTCAGATACCTATTAGCATTGTCGATATTTGATTCTCGCCATAGAAAAAGACTGTCATCATtctattatttaatttttttaagcatttttattgtttttatataaaattgtcCTTTTATAAATACAAGCAATAGTTACAACGAGACTCAATTTGAAGTGAATTTCATTGATAATAGAAAATGTTAGTTATACAAGAATACACTACAAgaaatgatcaaaaaaaattcgaattacaTAGCTATTTTACTGAGTTATTCAGTTTAAGCTTTAAACCGTGAGCCCATAGCGCTAAAAAGTTGACGGAAATACACCAAATCAACGTTTGCATCAATTCTagaaaagtgataaaaatttctaatcaGCGTAATTTACACGACCAGATGTGTCAAGTATTGCttgatattgaaatttgttaaaGATTGAAGAAAACGAACGTTGAATCgcaggaaaaataatatataatttttataattttaatgcGTACTTACTTTACCCCAAAACTATTCAACGACATTTACTTTTGCAGAATAATAACTTTACTTACCACTGCCTGTATAATTTAAAATGTAAatagtaaatatatatatatatgtatatttttgttttactaaATGCGTGCTGAGTATTATTATGCTGTTTCAATACCAAAAATTTATCCCCGTTCTGAGGTAcagaaattattgtaatatctaataatttattaatttcaggAAATGGCAAATGAACATTTTACTTACGAAATGATTGctgaatttattaaaatttcaacagtAATTAAGGGCagttaataatataattacataAGTTAAAACTCTAAGTGGTCAAATTTAGTTAGGAATCATCTTCATGTATGCCAAAACGAAACGATGATTTTTGGCCAGACTTAGCATCAgttatatttacatttaaacTGGCCTCGGTTAAATCCGTATCAACTTTCAGCTGAGCTCCGCTGTTGGCTGGTATGCAAATCTGAAAATGACAATGAAAGATAAACGATCACACGAGATGTTTCAAAGAACagtatacatttgaaaaatattcacttgCTGGCAACTGCTCTTGGCTTggaccaaaaaaaaacaacaatatgCCAAAAAGTAAGCAGTCAGAATTTTGCACTATATCAATTCTTACCagtccgatttttttttggcttgcTACATCCTCCGAGTCTTGTTCGTATATTTTGAGgtttatttttccatctttgACCTCAGGTACTTCTACACGTGTTTGTAGCTTTATAGGTACGACTGTTTTTGCCGGTATAATAATTGGTTTGAGTTCTTCGATTTGTATGTAAAGGGATTTCTGCAGGGCGTTTACTTCCATGTTTGTGGATTGTAAACTCTCATCCCATGTTCCATGGGAAAGCAGAAGGGCTGACTGCATAGCCGCACCTATCGCCATACATTCGTCAGGGCTCCATTTTCCACTGCACACTTCACCGTTAGAGAAAAGGGCGCCAATTTTCTCCTGAAGTTTTGGAATCTTCATTGTACCTCCGCTGAGTATAATCTTGCTTATATCATCTGTGCCcagttttgtttcttttaatattttgtCGACGGGTGCAATATACTCCGATATGTTTGAATTTATCAGGTTCTCAAAACGAGCTCTAGTTATATTATAGCTAAAATCAACTCCGTCGCACAAAGATTCTACAAAACAGTGCGCTGTCGACATTGTCGACAAAACATGTTTACACGTCTCTGCGGCTATATTCAACTTTGACATTGATCTCCTGCTCTCCATTGGATCCAATTTCCATTTACTCATGAACTCGCCTGCCAAATATTCAgctaaaattttcgtcaacttGTTACCACCTAAATCGTGGTAGTACGACGTCGATACAATCTGGTATATGCCACTGACTACTTTGACCAATGTGATCTCACTGCTCACACCTCCTATTCTGTAGACTAGCATGTatctgtgaaataaaattaatgataaCAAGGTCCTTGTACAATTGGGAGCGAGCCTTCAGGCTTGTGAAAATAACTACAAACCCTGACTCTTTTCTGTCTTGACCAATCCCATAGGCCAAACACGCAGCAGCAGGTTCGCTAATAACTTGTAGAACTCTGAACCCAGCAGAGGAGGCAGATTTGCTCCACATTTGAATGCTAGCAGAACTGAATCTGAGCGGAACGCAAAGTACGACGTTGTGCTCATTGTCATCATGTGCTGCGGTAGTGGAAATACTGTACATGACCTCGAATATTCTAGTTGCAACTTCGACGGGAAGTATTTTCTCCATCCTTTCATTCCTctttattaaatattgtacTGTGTCTTTCtctgttattattttacagGTGCTACTCTTTACTGCTAACTCCAGCTCCGTCTCGTCAatgtttttattcattaatctCTTATTGTTCAATACAGAGACCGGACCATTCCTGAAGAGTCCGGCCTTGGCCGCCAAGCCGATCACCTTGAAAATTGTAATGGATAGACGTTACAACGCTGCAATAggataaatttataaaacacTAGTGGCAGGGGAGCGAATAATTCAAGGCAAACTAGCGAAAGAAAGGATGCGAGAGCAGATCCTAACCTAAAAATGTTATAGATATGCCGTAAAATAGTTTCACCTCTTCGGTTTCGTTGAAGGCGACCACAGCCGCGGTGACTCGCTCGCCGGCTTCGTTTGCGACGACGTCAACGTTGTCATCCtgtgaaaattgattgaatcAGGGTTATTGATGTGACGTTTTGGCTAGGTTAGAACGAGGCAGCGCGTCCATGTGTCATACATGCGGTCATCTTCCAGTGATAAAATGGTTGGAACTGACTGGTTATTATGAGACGAAAATGCGCCTCCCGCCCGTCAAAAAATATCCAGTTATGCTAGAAATTATCCAGTCACAATTTACCTTAAATATCGCCAAACAGGCTGAGGTGTTTCCTAAATAAAGACCGAATGCGGCTACCGATGCCATGTTTGTACATTCTGTAGAAGCACGAAGCAACGGGATTCGGTTCACGATCAGTTACGACACCGTGGTTACGACTTTCGGCGAGATCACGGATGCCGATCAAAACATGCTACGACCCTTTTTATCGACAGTAGCCTGCAAATTATAACCAAAGGAACGCAGGAACTGAAATCCGAATCGAGCAAATTGACACGTAAACAGAGCGGTTGCCCGTTGACTTTTACGCGAAAATATGGACGATCAGTTGCTGGTACGTTTACTATTTAAATATGTCTTTTTCCAACCTATTATTTAAGATCGAACAATCATCCGACGGGCTGACGGTTCTCTGTCATATTCCTGACCACTTATGTACGGTCGTCGAATATTTGACGGCTTTTGAC includes the following:
- the LOC124220008 gene encoding heat shock 70 kDa protein 14-like, whose product is MASVAAFGLYLGNTSACLAIFKDDNVDVVANEAGERVTAAVVAFNETEEVIGLAAKAGLFRNGPVSVLNNKRLMNKNIDETELELAVKSSTCKIITEKDTVQYLIKRNERMEKILPVEVATRIFEVMYSISTTAAHDDNEHNVVLCVPLRFSSASIQMWSKSASSAGFRVLQVISEPAAACLAYGIGQDRKESGYMLVYRIGGVSSEITLVKVVSGIYQIVSTSYYHDLGGNKLTKILAEYLAGEFMSKWKLDPMESRRSMSKLNIAAETCKHVLSTMSTAHCFVESLCDGVDFSYNITRARFENLINSNISEYIAPVDKILKETKLGTDDISKIILSGGTMKIPKLQEKIGALFSNGEVCSGKWSPDECMAIGAAMQSALLLSHGTWDESLQSTNMEVNALQKSLYIQIEELKPIIIPAKTVVPIKLQTRVEVPEVKDGKINLKIYEQDSEDVASQKKIGLICIPANSGAQLKVDTDLTEASLNVNITDAKSGQKSSFRFGIHEDDS